One stretch of Candidatus Methylomirabilota bacterium DNA includes these proteins:
- a CDS encoding branched-chain amino acid ABC transporter permease, whose translation MPPLELLLQQALNGLMLGVMYALIAVGFTLFFGVLDVIHFSHGDIYMLGAFAGLSVLAGLAAAGVGTPVLALPLAFAASIVITGLIGVAAERVCVKPLARSSPLMTLLATLSLGLVIREAVLIFYPRGADPKPFPWLLPQGDFDVGGVVVRYENLAILAIGLAAMIAVDRIINRTRMGAAIRAVAQDPEAAQMMGVNLDRTVDATFFLGSGLAAVAGILSGLYYSEIHFIMGITGGVIGFSAAAIGGLGNVYGAILGGLLFGLVQTMAAALIPRGSEFRDVVAFAVVLLFLVVRPSGILGAKSVERV comes from the coding sequence ATGCCGCCGCTCGAGCTGCTCCTCCAGCAGGCGCTGAACGGGCTGATGCTGGGGGTCATGTACGCCCTGATCGCCGTCGGGTTCACGCTGTTCTTCGGCGTCCTCGACGTGATCCACTTCTCGCACGGCGACATCTACATGCTGGGCGCCTTCGCGGGACTCTCCGTGCTGGCCGGGCTGGCGGCCGCGGGCGTCGGCACGCCGGTCCTCGCCCTTCCCCTGGCGTTCGCGGCCTCCATCGTGATCACGGGGCTCATCGGCGTGGCCGCCGAGCGCGTGTGCGTCAAGCCGCTCGCCCGCTCGTCGCCCCTGATGACGCTGCTGGCGACGCTCTCGCTCGGCCTCGTGATCCGGGAGGCGGTGCTGATCTTCTACCCCCGCGGCGCCGACCCCAAGCCGTTCCCGTGGCTGCTGCCGCAAGGCGACTTCGACGTCGGCGGGGTGGTCGTGCGCTACGAAAACCTCGCGATCCTGGCCATCGGCCTCGCCGCCATGATCGCCGTCGACCGCATCATCAATCGCACGCGCATGGGGGCCGCGATCCGTGCGGTGGCCCAGGACCCGGAAGCGGCGCAGATGATGGGAGTCAACCTCGACCGGACCGTCGATGCGACGTTCTTTCTCGGCTCGGGTCTCGCCGCCGTGGCCGGCATCCTGAGCGGCCTCTACTACAGCGAGATCCACTTCATCATGGGGATCACCGGCGGCGTCATCGGGTTCTCGGCGGCGGCCATCGGCGGGTTGGGCAACGTCTACGGGGCCATCCTGGGCGGCCTCCTCTTCGGCCTCGTGCAGACGATGGCCGCGGCCCTGATCCCTCGGGGCTCGGAGTTCCGCGACGTCGTCGCCTTCGCGGTCGTCCTGCTCTTCCTGGTCGTGCGCCCCAGCGGCATCCTCGGGGCGAAGAGCGTGGAGCGCGTGTGA